Proteins found in one Arachis stenosperma cultivar V10309 chromosome 8, arast.V10309.gnm1.PFL2, whole genome shotgun sequence genomic segment:
- the LOC130943908 gene encoding uncharacterized protein LOC130943908 isoform X1, whose protein sequence is MRKEDTVKLISAEGFEFVVDKEAAMVSQTIHNMLTSPGSFAERQHGEVTFPEISTTILEKICQYFYWHLQFASENLAVVSGKETEFPIEPELTLELMMAANYLHT, encoded by the exons ATGAGGAAGGAAGACACAGTGAAGCTGATTAGCGCTGAGGGTTTCGAATTCGTTGTTGATAAGGAAGCTGCTATGGTTTCACAGACCATACACAACATGCTTACCTCTCCAG GGAGTTTCGCTGAGAGGCAGCACGGCGAGGTTACCTTCCCTGAGATCAGCACCACCATTCTCGAGAAGATTTGTCAGTATTTTTACTGGCATCTCCAATTCGCGAG TGAAAATCTTGCTGTTGTTAGTGGGAAAGAGACAGAGTTTCCTATTGAACCTGAATTAACTTTGGAGCTAATGATGGCTGCCAATTACCTCCATACATGA
- the LOC130943908 gene encoding uncharacterized protein LOC130943908 isoform X2: MRKEDTVKLISAEGFEFVVDKEAAMVSQTIHNMLTSPGSFAERQHGEVTFPEISTTILEKICQYFYWHLQFASGKETEFPIEPELTLELMMAANYLHT; this comes from the exons ATGAGGAAGGAAGACACAGTGAAGCTGATTAGCGCTGAGGGTTTCGAATTCGTTGTTGATAAGGAAGCTGCTATGGTTTCACAGACCATACACAACATGCTTACCTCTCCAG GGAGTTTCGCTGAGAGGCAGCACGGCGAGGTTACCTTCCCTGAGATCAGCACCACCATTCTCGAGAAGATTTGTCAGTATTTTTACTGGCATCTCCAATTCGCGAG TGGGAAAGAGACAGAGTTTCCTATTGAACCTGAATTAACTTTGGAGCTAATGATGGCTGCCAATTACCTCCATACATGA
- the LOC130946291 gene encoding uncharacterized protein LOC130946291, protein MSRKLSDSSKPEKSFLSYADLHHEITKSEEEISLESNDNHLKQEDCRMASEEDELVKYMSKLPGYLERGVNINEKVLNVGVLDWARLEQWKCSYKHVPDRSSQSLSSTSHTSSSTSADGFSGKSNRGPSLSPCQRIFRPSIQSHSAASSVQENPGVVKSFGGGVGNFQNVGGGRHSNGVTNGKHVRAGDHLPQNYPTIIPKVCKRESTNPYNDRESGILPNVRGYETASCTKLEINKQNGGSEKRVENLSKSNIDTVDQGAVRESKPIVVLLPRDNPQNSHCAAPNMQTSSDFKLGTPSLTKYSEKVKEHSHKHACHLSNEVSSSCSQFKGSGSSPTDLESIKVPASTISAPFPVKGGISPCKSRKTEERKQTIATTLSANGPPHGINQKVTTEKSRSSSPFHRLGISIGFTSKSGCKDTSHVPHQSSSATLKSSSEHVRGYARSNISGNDRAGDAAKGRTSPLRRLLDPLLKPKAATSSHSMESSQKDSMLINKNSRLSNEKISILMPERESDRDHRVGCATINAANSSKEKKYMASTFQGLLRIAVKNGQPLFTFAVDNNSNILAATVKSLPVSAEDECKCIYTFFTFRENKKKNGIWMNQTGKSKGPDYIHHVVAQMKVSDLHHYDSASQNFVNSSAKEFVLFSVKPRQGDSQVTDYQPNDELAAIVVKSPRAINVMKYEHQSSCQNDIIKNNVGVTVVLPGGVHSLPSNGGPSSLIERWKTGGSCDCGGWDLACKLKIFANEKHTCGKSGTSKAYLSDRFELFLQGNDQDQGHQPAFSFSPFRPGIYSVAFDSSLSHLQAFSVCISLVDGRMPYELCRSRDSTGVKNLREMMLAQTEELKAFGTSEDTPASYVAYPPLSPVGRV, encoded by the exons ATGAGCAGAAAACTTAGTGATAGTTCAAAGCCAGAGAAATCTTTTTTGTCATATGCTGATCTTCATCATGAAATCACCAAAAGTGAGGAAGAGATTTCATTAGAATCCAATGATAATCATCTAAAGCAAGAGGACTGTAGAATGGCAAGCGAGGAAGATGAGCTGGTGAAGTACATGTCAAAGTTGCCTGGCTATTTAGAGAGAGGTGTAAATATTAATGAGAAGGTTTTGAATGTTGGGGTCCTAGACTGGGCTCGTCTGGAGCAATGGAAGTGTAGCTATAAGCACGTACCTGATAGAAGTAGCCAGAGCTTGTCATCTACTAGTCATACATCATCTTCTACATCAGCAGATGGATTCTCTGGTAAGTCTAACAGAGGTCCTAGTTTGTCTCCTTGTCAAAGGATATTCCGTCCATCAATTCAATCTCACTCTGCGGCATCTTCAGTGCAAGAGAACCCTGGAGTTGTAAAATCCTTTGGAGGAGGTGTTGGGAATTTTCAGAATGTTGGAGGAGGTCGCCATAGTAACGGTGTCACAAATGGCAAACATGTTCGAGCTGGTGATCATCTTCCCCAAAACTATCCTACCATTATACCCAAAGTATGCAAAAGGGAAAGTACAAATCCATATAATGATAGGGAAAGTGGCATCTTGCCAAATGTCCGTGGGTATGAGACAGCATCATGTActaagctggaaatcaacaagCAAAATGGTGGATCGGAAAAGAGAGTGGAGAATTTGAGCAAATCAAATATTGATACTGTTGACCAGGGTGCAGTCAGGGAAAGCAAACCCATTGTCGTTCTTTTGCCTAGAGACAACCCCCAAAACAGTCATTGTGCAGCTCCTAATATGCAAACATCCTCAGATTTTAAGTTAGGAACTCCTTCTCTGACAAAATATTCAGAAAAAGTTAAGGAACATTCCCACAAACATGCCTGTCATCTGTCAAATGAAGTTAGCAGTAGCTGTTCACAGTTTAAAGGGTCAGGATCTAGTCCCACAGATCTAGAAAGCATCAAAGTTCCAGCCTCTACCATTTCTGCACCATTTCCTGTAAAAGGGGGAATAAGCCCATGCAAATCTAGAAAGACTGAGGAAAGGAAACAAACAATTGCCACAACTTTATCTGCTAATGGGCCTCCCCATGGAATAAATCAGAAAGTAACTACTGAGAAGTCAAGAAGCTCCTCGCCTTTTCACCGCCTAGGCATCAGCATTGGCTTTACTAGCAAATCTGGCTGTAAGGACACTTCACATGTGCCACATCAGAGCTCTTCAGCAACTCTTAAATCTAGTTCAGAACATGTCAGGGGTTATGCTAGGTCCAACATATCGGGCAATGATAGAGCTGGGGATGCTGCCAAAGGCAGGACCAGCCCTTTAAGGAGGTTATTGGATCCACTGCTAAAACCAAAGGCAGCAACTTCCAGTCACTCCATGGAGTCATCTCAGAAAGATTCAATGTTAataaataagaattccaggttAAGTAATGAGAAAATCTCTATTCTTATGCCTGAAAGAGAATCGGACAGGGACCACAGGGTAGGTTGTGCCACAATAAATGCTGCTAATTCATCAAAGGAAAAGAAATACATGGCATCAACGTTTCAAGGTCTTTTGAGAATTGCTGTGAAAAATGGCCAGCCCCTTTTCACATTTGCTGTTGACAACAATAGCAACATTCTAGCAGCCACTGTGAAGAGCTTACCTGTCTCAGCAGAGGATGAATGCAAATGTATATATACCTTTTTTACCTTTAgggaaaataagaagaagaatggaaTTTGGATGAATCAAACAGGCAAAAGCAAAGGTCCTGATTACATTCACCATGTTGTTGCCCAGATGAAGGTTTCTGATTTGCACCATTATGATTCAGCCAGTCAGAACTTTGTGAACTCTTCAGCGAAAGAGTTTGTTTTGTTTTCAGTAAAGCCAAGGCAGGGTGATTCTCAGGTCACTGACTACCAGCCAAATGATGAGCTTGCTGCTATTGTTGTCAAATCACCTAGAGCCATCAACGTCATGAAGTACGAGCATCAGAGCAGTTGTCAAAATGACATTATTAAAAACAATGTAGGGGTAACAGTGGTGCTTCCTGGTGGTGTTCACAGTCTTCCAAGTAATGGTGGGCCTTCTTCACTAATTGAGCGATGGAAAACAGGTGGATCATGTGATTGTGGTGGTTGGGATTTGGCTTGCAAACTTAAGATTTTTGCAAATGAAAAACATACCTGTGGAAAATCAGGAACGTCCAAAGCTTATCTTTCAGATCGATTTGAGCTTTTCCTCCAG GGGAATGACCAAGACCAAGGACACCAACCTGCTTTCAGTTTTTCCCCATTCAGACCTGGTATATATTCAGTAGCTTTTGATTCGTCGCTCTCACACTTGCAAGCTTTCTCCGTCTGCATTTCGCTAGTGGATGGCAGGATGCCATATGAACTTTGTCGATCAAGAGACTCCACTGGAGTAAAAAACCTGAGAGAAATGATGTTGGCACAAACAGAAGAATTAAAGGCTTTTGGTACTTCGGAGGACACTCCTGCAAGTTATGTGGCTtatcctcctctctctcctgtTGGTAGAGTCTAA
- the LOC130943522 gene encoding uncharacterized protein LOC130943522 — MAKEIRASNSMFSFRHICYILFTLSFSSLIIFHSWSHCYFFSPYHLRVIEEKQNQTIINLLSYPFAWNHLIFPSKPPSKLLKIALFVKKWPQGSHAGGLERHAMTLHIALAKRGHELHIFTTSPGSSIIPKSELGNLYFHFSKPTPGGYLDQALVWEQFQEQNKTGSPFDIVHTESVGLRYTRSRNVTKLAVSWHGIAYETIHSDIIQELLRSPQESKANALAERVTKVVEEVKFFPNYAHHVATSDHAGDILKRVYMIPEERVHIILNGVDEDVFRPDISVGKEFKKRHGIPDSKSLVIGLAGRLVKDKGHPLMLEALKQIMVENSTFQESSIIMVAGDGPWAARYRELGENVVVLGPLEQSELASFYNAIDLFVNPTLRAQGLDHTLIEAMLSGKPVMATRLASIVGSVIVGSEMGYTFSPTVNALKKAVYESWVDGKEVLHNKGQVARQRGLKLFTATKMVAAYERLFLCISSANNDDHFCQYQQSVN; from the coding sequence ATGGCAAAGGAAATTAGAGCTTCTAATTCCATGTTCAGCTTTCGACATATCTGTTACATCCTTTTCAccctttctttctcttctctcatCATATTCCACTCGTGGAGCCACTGCTATTTCTTCTCACCATACCATCTAAGAGTAATAGAAGAAAAGCAAAACCAAACCATCATCAACCTCCTTTCATACCCTTTTGCATGGAACCACCTTATCTTCCCATCAAAGCCACCTTCAAAGCTTCTCAAGATTGCACTCTTTGTCAAGAAATGGCCTCAGGGATCTCATGCCGGAGGGCTCGAACGCCATGCTATGACTCTCCACATTGCTCTTGCAAAAAGAGGCCATGAACTTCACATATTCACCACTTCACCAGGTTCCTCCATTATCCCGAAATCTGAACTTGGAAACTTGTACTTTCACTTCTCAAAACCAACACCAGGCGGTTACCTTGACCAAGCTTTAGTTTGGGAACAGTTTCAGGAACAGAACAAAACAGGATCACCATTTGACATTGTTCATACTGAAAGTGTTGGCCTTAGGTACACTAGATCGCGCAATGTCACTAAATTGGCTGTTAGTTGGCACGGTATTGCGTACGAGACGATTCATTCCGACATCATTCAAGAACTTCTAAGAAGCCCCCAAGAATCAAAGGCAAATGCATTGGCTGAAAGAGTTACCAAGGTTGTTGAGGAAGTGAAGTTCTTCCCAAATTACGCTCACCACGTCGCCACCAGTGATCATGCAGGAGATATCCTAAAGAGGGTCTACATGATCCCGGAAGAAAGGGTGCACATAATACTGAATGGCGTGGACGAAGATGTTTTCAGGCCGGATATTTCGGTAGGGAAGGAGTTCAAAAAGAGGCATGGCATTCCGGATTCTAAATCACTGGTGATAGGACTGGCTGGGAGATTAGTGAAGGATAAGGGACACCCTTTGATGCTTGAAGCTTTGAAGCAGATAATGGTAGAAAACAGCACATTCCAAGAGAGTAGCATCATTATGGTTGCTGGTGATGGTCCTTGGGCAGCAAGGTACAGAGAACTTGGGGAAAATGTAGTGGTTCTGGGGCCTCTTGAACAATCTGAATTGGCCTCATTCTATAACGCTATTGACTTATTTGTCAACCCCACTTTGAGAGCACAGGGTTTGGATCACACTTTGATAGAAGCTATGCTGAGTGGAAAACCAGTAATGGCTACAAGGCTTGCAAGCATTGTGGGGTCTGTGATTGTTGGCAGTGAAATGGGTTATACATTTTCACCAACAGTGAATGCTCTAAAGAAGGCTGTATATGAATCATGGGTGGATGGAAAGGAAGTTCTACACAATAAAGGTCAGGTTGCTCGTCAAAGAGGTTTGAAATTGTTCACGGCCACCAAGATGGTGGCTGCATATGAACGGCTTTTTCTTTGCATTTCAAGTGCAAACAATGATGACCATTTTTGTCAATATCAACAGtcagttaattga
- the LOC130946908 gene encoding uncharacterized protein LOC130946908, producing MAADDTSLPSQHHHHQQQQQHLLSPNLPAEEHHKEDDLIAELTHHMDRFLLQDHHHDDHHDKYDFSSQLSWDLMASPQSTLWSPLPSEASSQEPSPPPTPGTTNNGLCSYQSLIHEQIRAIELSRLKQEQVLSLKQKLMSESEDKEQNHDDSLCQQKKGKAGGGGGGGGGLGRRIRPPPRPAPLLLQQQCGGGMRALFLGSSASRGGTGVFLPRAATATATTPPPHSTAKQGKGCSTVLIPARVVQALQQHFDQMAATAGPKAAAFPPLHDVLVNTNRDGMYSLEKRQSRKAPIQNDMILPQEWTY from the exons ATGGCTGCTGATGACACTTCACTACCttctcaacatcatcatcatcaacaacaacaacaacatctTCTTTCTCCAAACCTGCCAGCAGAGGAACACCACAAGGAAGATGATCTCATCGCCGAACTAACTCACCACATGGATCGCTTCTTGCTTCAAGATCATCATCACGATGATCATCATGACAAATACGATTTCTCATCACAACTT TCATGGGACTTGATGGCTTCACCGCAATCAACTCTCTGGTCACCTTTGCCATCTGAAGCTTCCTCTCAAGAACCGTCGCCGCCACCTACACCCGGCACCACCAACAACGGACTCTGCTCCTACCAATCTCTCATCCACGAACAAATCAGAGCCATTGAA TTGTCACGGTTAAAGCAAGAGCAGGTTCTTTCATTGAAGCAGAAACTGATGAGTGAATCCGAGGACAAAGAACAAAATCACGACGACTCTTTGTGTCAGCAGAAGAAAGGTAAAGCTGGtggcggcggcggcggcggcggtGGCCTTGGAAGGAGGATTCGTCCGCCTCCACGGCCAGCTCCTCTGCTTCTGCAGCAGCAATGTGGTGGAGGCATGAGGGCACTCTTCCTTGGTAGTTCCGCTTCAAGAGGTGGCACCGGAGTTTTCTTGCCTCGTGCCGCCACCGCCACTGCCACCACTCCCCCACCACATTCAACCGCCAAACaag GTAAAGGTTGCTCCACAGTTCTGATACCTGCGAGAGTGGTACAAGCTTTGCAACAACACTTTGACCAAATGGCTGCCACAGCTGGACCCAAAGCTGCTGCCTTTCCTCCTCTCCATG ATGTTCTAGTGAATACTAATAGGGATGGCATGTATTCACTTGAGAAGCGGCAATCACGGAAAGCACCGATCCAGAATGATATGATTCTGCCTCAAGAGTGGACGTATTAA
- the LOC130946292 gene encoding LOW QUALITY PROTEIN: uncharacterized protein LOC130946292 (The sequence of the model RefSeq protein was modified relative to this genomic sequence to represent the inferred CDS: deleted 1 base in 1 codon), protein MEGDPHPGAARGRMSLQSFNPSVDVSVKINKEIKKLQQPAAETNISRTQSGNESFRENNSTTEGSERVNGNVKRKQSEVNCEDQYPNKSPKNDDDDDDNHSAPENSFGSFRKPNVDKLDWNVLRSSKAKQKKMSSLDMWIAYKKLVLVP, encoded by the exons ATGGAAGGTGATCCCCATCCAGGGGCAGCAAGAGGTCGTATGTCACTTCAAAGTTTTAATCCTTCTGTTGATGTGAGTGTGAAGATCAATAA AGAAATTAAAAAACTTCAGCAGCCAGCTGCTGAAACTAATATTTCTAGAACTCAAAGTGGAAATGAGTCGTTTAG AGAAAACAACTCCACAACAGAAGGTTCGGAACGTGTCAATGGCAAT GTGAAGAGGAAACAGTCTGAAGTAAATTGTGAAGATCAATATCCAAACAAATCACcaaaaaatgatgatgatgatgatgataatcatTCTGCTCCAGAAAATAGTTTCGGCTCTTTCAGAAAACCAAATGTAGATAAGCTGGACTGGAATGTTCTTCGATCCTCAAAAGCCAAACAGAAAAAGATGAGTTCACTGGATATGTGGATTGCTTACAAGAAGTTAGTTTTGGTTCCGTGA
- the LOC130943669 gene encoding uncharacterized protein LOC130943669 produces the protein MDSRHASLGRRTLEEIRQKRAAERLSKTSSGPDLSQIPRSSELAGMTKSESANRLSETDISAVLSQLKDLQKKNTVLEEENRKITFKLQTVEIDNDTMRKQLNDLEQNTVPSLRRALKDVAMEKDAAVVAREDLSAQLRTLKKRLKEAEDEQYRAEEDAAALRAELNSIQQQSMTSPVNAISPLGPPPDQLQILEKELAGLRLQLQRETMLRHQEQEQLAKEQTRIVALTSEKQELEEKLNSMSREASEVSDKVVANKPLSMEDKQKLERQLHDMALAIERLESSRQKLLLEIDSQSTEIERLFEENSNLSNSYQEAVGAAARWENQVLECLKQNEELRGILDKLRMEQATSFQDKAHEISSSATTAEMASVKGALVKEQSRAEALSAEVMRLSAQLEQVKQAYDGITRFYGPVLRNIQSNLVKMKQDRSLAVQ, from the exons ATGGATTCGCGCCATGCATCTCTTGGTCGACGAACG CTGGAGGAAATTCGTCAGAAGAGGGCGGCGGAGAGATTGAGCAAGACATCTTCGGGGCCAGATCTGAGCCAGATTCCTAGAAGCTCCG AACTTGCGGGAATGACAAAGTCTGAGAGCGCCAATAGATTGTCTGAG ACAGACATTAGTGCTGTATTATCTCAACTAAAAGACCTGCAAAAGAAGAATACAGTGTTGGAGGAAGAAAACAGGAAAATAACTTTCAAG CTTCAAACAGTGGAAATCGATAATGACACAATGCGCAAGCAATTGAATGATCTG GAGCAAAATACAGTGCCATCTCTCAGGAGAGCTCTCAAGGATGTTGCAATGGAGAAAGATGCTGCAGTTGTTGCACGG GAGGACCTTTCAGCACAACTTCGTACCCTGAAGAAGCGTTTGAAGGAAGCAGAAGATGAGCAATATCGT GCTGAGGAAGATGCAGCTGCATTGAGAGCTGAATTGAACTCAATTCAGCAGCAATCAATGACAAGTCCAGTTAATGCAATTTCACCACTTGGTCCTCCTCCAGATCAACTTCAAATATTGGAAAAGGAGTTAGCTGGCTTAAGATTACAGTTGCAG CGAGAGACAATGCTGAGGCACCAGGAGCAGGAacaattggcaaaagaacaaacCCGCATTGTAGCATTGACGTCCGAAAAGCAGGAGTTGGAAGAGAAACTCAACTCCATGTCTAGAGAAGCTTCAG aAGTCTCAGATAAAGTAGTAGCTAACAAGCCATTATCTATG GAAGACAAGCAAAAACTTGAAAGGCAGTTGCATGATATGGCATTAGCCATTGAAAGGTTGGAAAGCAGTAGGCAGAAACTTCTACTGGAG ATTGATTCTCAATCCACTGAAATAGAGAGACTTTTTGAGGAGAATTCTAATCTCTCAAATTCATATCAAGAGGCAGTTGGAGCTGCAGCGAGATGGGAAAACCAG GTACTGGAGTGTCTTAAGCAAAATGAAGAGCTTCGTGGGATTCTAGATAAATTAAGAATGGAACAGGCTACGAGCTTCCAGGACAAGGCTCATGAGATTAGTTCCTCGGCAACCACGGCTGAGATGGCATCTGTGAAG GGTGCACTTGTAAAAGAACAGAGTAGAGCAGAGGCACTATCAGCAGAAGTCATGCGGCTTTCTGCACAACTCGAACAAGTCAAACAAGCATACGATGGCATTACACGCTT CTATGGGCCAGTTCTTCGCAACATTCAAAGCAATCTTGTGAAAATGAAGCAAGACAGATCGTTGGCTGTACAGTGA